GCTAGGAATTTGTTTGTCAAGTATTTCCCCAATGGGAAGAATGAGCTAATATTAGACAATGACAACGAAACTAATATCCAACTCCAAAGGAGAATTAAACCTGGAGCGGGTTCTGTCTTGCTAGATACACATTTCAATGCTGGACCTACAACAGCAACAGGTACTGAATGCCTAGTAAATAGGAAGGATTTTGTAAACAAAAATTCTATGAGTTACCGAATGGCTGACGAAATCAGTAAAGCCACATCGGAAATTTTAGGTATTCCAAATAGAGGCGTGAAGTGTGAAAGTACAACACGACACGGAAGATTGGGTATATTGAACTTAGGTGCAGGTTGCTCTGTGCTTTGGGAGGTTTGTTTTATTTCAAACCCAAATGATATGAAACAATGGGATTTAAAGAAAGAAATTCTTATGAAGAAAATAGCAGAAATAGCTGCTAAATACGACGATATGAAATAACAAAACCACCCTCGCGGTGGTTTTTATCATTTAGACATTTAGATTTAAACTGCTTTTGCACATTTGACTACATAATTTAATAATAGAAAAATAAAAATAATTTTAAAATATTATATTTGCACTATCAAATTTAATATATAAAATATTGTATCGTGTATTCCGCAGTAGATATATCGTTTTTCTTTATTAGAAAAGGAGTAACACCACTGAAGTTACAGAAACTTCTATTTTACTCTCAAGTTTGGTATTTTGTTAAGTATAGAAATTTGCTATTTAAAGACGAAATACAGGCTTGGGTATTAGGTCCTGTTGTTCGCAATGTTTGGGATAAATATAGGTTTATAAGAAGAGGGGATTTAATAAATGAGAGATATATTGAAAAAGATATATGTGATAAAGAAATCGTTTCTCATCTGAATGAAATTTGGAAGATTTATGGAGGATATACAGGATTAGAGTTAGTAGATTTGACTCATAGTGAATCTCTTTGGAGAAATGCTAGAGGAGAAATTTCTCCTGAGCAAATATCTACCAATACAATAAAAATAGATGGACAAAGTATTTCTGATTTTTCATTGGACGGTAACGGAAGGATACCTGTTGCCAATAACAATGTATGTGGGATAGCAACTTTTAACAGTAATGTTGGGGAAGAATTATTTTAAAGTCTCTAAAAGAAAGATTGATAGTTACAATAAAGACAAGCACGGAGTATTTTACATTGAAGAGGAATATAGCCTCATTATTTGTGATGAAGATAAAAAGCATAGATGGATAATTATTTTAGAGCGTTTTGAAAAATACAAAATAATTGTTTTGTCTTTTTATTTTACTAAATTTTCCAAATCTAAAGGAATAAAAAAATTTAAAAGAAATAAAGGTAAGGATTGTATAAATCCTCTGGTAACTTTACGACTGTTCAGAGAATGCTTTAACCTTTGTACAGAAGAACATAAGGGTTATTCTTTTTGTTTTTATGCATTAGATGACAGCTATGTCGAACACTCTCAAAGAGAGGATTTAAACAGAAGAATGAGCGTTTTTTATACTTTTTTGAAAAGAAATTGTATAAAAGAAGCATATAATATGATGCAAAAAGGAAATATCAGACACAATATTTATGTAGGTTATAATAAAAATTCATGTGACGAAAGTGTTATAGATGAGTTTATAAAGTTTTATGAACCTATTATTACAGAAGAGATAAAAGAGTTATACTCTAAACAAGATTCACGGAAATTATAAACCAAAACCGCGAGAATTTACAAAGTTCTCGCGGTTTTTATACTTATCTTATAACTAGATTTATTTCTAATTATGGCGAACTCGCCATAATTAAAATTTAAGGTTATTTAGATTGAAAAGTAATTGTGGTTTTTATCTAAAAAGAAGGCAACTTTATTTTTTTAGCCTCTTCAAATCTTTGTAGTTTCATTATCCTAGCATATCGCTCTGTCATTTTTTGAGTAGAGTGTCCAAATATAGCCTGTATAGTTTCAATAGGCATTCCTGCTAATATTTTATCGTCTGCTCCTTTGTGTTTTAAAGAGTACATATTTTTGTCAATGCCTAAACCGTCTTTTATCAGCCTATGCCATAGCTTATTAGCTGTGTCTTCCTTTACTTTGAACTCATTGGGTTCAAAATATCTATTTTTAATACCGTGCCTTCCTCCGTTTGGCACACAAGTACCAAACAAATAATTATGAGGGTTAGAAAGGTCAAATTTTGAAAATAGACTTTTCAAGTTTTCGCTTATGGGTACTACCCTATCGGCATCTGTTTTTGTTATTTCAGCAGGCAAATTGATTAGCTCGTTATCCAAATCTAGCATTGACACTTTCATTTGCACCAACTCCGCAGGACGGATACCGCAATAGTAGATGGTGGAGCAAAAGACATAGAACCCAAAACAGTAATCCTGCAAAGCATTATATATGGCTTTCATCTCCTCATTTGTAGGAGGTACATTTGCCTCTTTTTTTAGAACCTTTAGATTTCTAATATCTCTAAACGGATTAGTTTTGATATAGTCAGCGTCGAGTATTTCATGAAAAACAGACCTTAAAAACCCAAGATGCTTATTGTAAGTCTTGTTAGACCAGCCTTTCTCATTTTTTAGATGTTCCAGAACTTCTTTAGCCTGTATCCTCTCAAAATTGGACACTTGCATTCTATGATATTGCAACTCCTTGACCGATTCAATAAAGAAATTAACAGAACTTCTGAAGTTATCAATGCTGTTTTTTGATAGTGTTTTCTTTTTTTCCTCAAAGCCAAATATAACGGCATCTATGAGGTTGATGTTTAGCACTCGCTTCGTTGGGTTCCCAGGTATCCAACCAGCCTCAAGGCGTTCTTTAATTAACATAGCTAAAGCTCCTGCTTCTAGCATTCTTCTTTCAAAGGACAACTCCTTATTTATTCCTTGCTTTACGAAATAGGGCTTTTTGTTGAAACGAAACCA
This Riemerella anatipestifer DNA region includes the following protein-coding sequences:
- a CDS encoding N-acetylmuramoyl-L-alanine amidase, whose protein sequence is MYLKTFPIAGHHNADSGAVYNGRKEADLTKEARNLFVKYFPNGKNELILDNDNETNIQLQRRIKPGAGSVLLDTHFNAGPTTATGTECLVNRKDFVNKNSMSYRMADEISKATSEILGIPNRGVKCESTTRHGRLGILNLGAGCSVLWEVCFISNPNDMKQWDLKKEILMKKIAEIAAKYDDMK
- a CDS encoding Panacea domain-containing protein, with product MYSAVDISFFFIRKGVTPLKLQKLLFYSQVWYFVKYRNLLFKDEIQAWVLGPVVRNVWDKYRFIRRGDLINERYIEKDICDKEIVSHLNEIWKIYGGYTGLELVDLTHSESLWRNARGEISPEQISTNTIKIDGQSISDFSLDGNGRIPVANNNVCGIATFNSNVGEELF
- a CDS encoding tyrosine-type recombinase/integrase; the protein is MENIFTEPKVKSFPIESGKDWYVWFRFNKKPYFVKQGINKELSFERRMLEAGALAMLIKERLEAGWIPGNPTKRVLNINLIDAVIFGFEEKKKTLSKNSIDNFRSSVNFFIESVKELQYHRMQVSNFERIQAKEVLEHLKNEKGWSNKTYNKHLGFLRSVFHEILDADYIKTNPFRDIRNLKVLKKEANVPPTNEEMKAIYNALQDYCFGFYVFCSTIYYCGIRPAELVQMKVSMLDLDNELINLPAEITKTDADRVVPISENLKSLFSKFDLSNPHNYLFGTCVPNGGRHGIKNRYFEPNEFKVKEDTANKLWHRLIKDGLGIDKNMYSLKHKGADDKILAGMPIETIQAIFGHSTQKMTERYARIMKLQRFEEAKKIKLPSF